The DNA region gtctggaataatattttattgtatagAATATTTTATGGCCCTATTAAAATATTCGTGTTATAATAAAAAAGGAAGTCGGTCGTGGCCTGGTGGGTGTGGGGCCGGCTGACGACACTGGTAGACACGTATGGACGTGCACGAGGACAAAAGGAGGGCAGGAATAGATGTGAGAGAAACCGAAGCAGGAATCTCCCGCTCCCGAAGCATATCTGGAGCACGACGCACCGTACGATCTGTCCGTGCCAATGGACATGCCTGCTTCGGGACTGTCGAGCGCGAGACCCGAGGTTACCAGCTCGGCCGTGCTCCGATCTCCACGTCAGCGTGAGAATCGAACGGCGGAAATCTGCTCGACGCGGATGATTCTACGGATCTCAGCCGTCCGCTGCGCTCCCGCTCGCTTTCCACGTGGGCCTCGTGGGCGACGAGGACAGGGTAAGGGGCGCAAGAGAGACGGTGCGAAGCTTCACGAGTGGAAATTATGCGACACGACCGGCGACTGCCGACTGGCTGTCGCCAGTCGCGGCGAAGATATTCGGGGCCGTGCCGTTGGAGGAGACGGACAGGTGGCGGTTGGCTGGCTCTCTGGGTCGCGTATTTACTGGCCTGACCGCGCAGATGTCGCCACGGTGGCACGGTCCAAGCTGGGCCGTCAGTTGGGCGAGTAGGATCGGACGGAGGAGCGCGGAGGGACGGGAGGGTGAGAGGCAATCGTGGCCGTTGGGAGGCGCCTCGGTCGGACTCAGCAAGTGACAAAATTGAGGCAAAGCGGATGGGGCAACTGAAGGGGCCGACGGAAGCAGACCATAAGATAGAGGGAGTGGCGAGAAAGGGAAAGAGGAAACCAAAAAGAGAGCAGTCGAAGAGATAGGAGGGAGGAGGAGCGAGGGGGAAGAGGAGATCTGGCcggaaaatttcctttttttcccGAGCTTCTGAAAGGATCCCGTTAGATTGGCGCAGCTTTCTGTCGAGGGTGCCCTGGATCTGGACTTTTTTGGGCGAGTGTGTGCGGCGGTCGGGTGTGAAGAGAAGATCTGGCGGGGTGGAGTAAGAAAGGATGACGGAAGAGAAGAGCCTGGTGATCTGATTGGATGACAAGGAGAGATGGAAAGgaatcgtgaagcgaggagaggGACCATGACGCCAGCGACGGCGACAAACGGAGGTGGCGGAGGGTTGCCAAGGAGGAGGCAGCGAAATAGCAGCAGCTTTAGGGAATCTCCTGGTTCGATTCCATGATGGTTTCCCCCCGTTATTTATGTTGTTTTTTACTCGAATTCTAACCTTTTCTTTACTGGACGACTTCTTCGGCAGAAGAGGACGTAAGGCTGGAGATGCCGGACACATCTAGGCTGCGGGATCGAGGGGCCAAGAAAGATCGAGATCGGGACAGATCTAGCCGGAGCAGGAGGAGAAGAGGGGAGAGGATGCTTCATGGAGGCAATAGAGACAGAGATGAAGGCGATGAAAGCTCTGAGGAAAGTATGGACCAGGacgaggaggatgaagatgagggCATGTCGGTTCCTGTGCGTCTGCCTCCGTCTTCTCCTCCTCTGCCAAATCCGGTGACTGCTTCTTCGCCGCAACAAAATCAGCAGCATAGTAATCACCACCATCATCAACAGCCGCTTCGGAAGAGCTTTCCGTCAAAAGCGGTGAAGTGGAAGACAGACGAGATGATCGGTGTTCCTGTACCGAGAAAAGCTCGTTCAGGTAGGAAGCGAAGGGTTTCTTGCGGCGATAAATTTGGAAAATCTCAGAATACAAAAAAAgatcctttcattttttttttcttttttcgctTATAACCAGTTGCTCTCTCTTGGTTTTCCAGCATCTACGAAAAGGGCACATGAACCTCTAGTTACTGGAGGTGGTGAACATATCATTCGCCAGGCATCCATATCGCCCTCGAGACTAAGCCCTGCTTCTACCGCTCAACTTTCCCCATCTTCTTCCAACGGTTCCATTCGAAAAAAGATGGTTTGGCAAATTCTGCTAACTTTTCTTCTTTTCGCCTGTTAGGTTTAAATGTTTGACATGGGGTTTCTTCTTGTTATATGGCATCAGAAGCCGATGAGTGTACCGAAACACCGGCCTCCAAAGTTTTGCAAATCGGCAtctttgtgtcaagatgagatcgaGATTGAGGTCGCGGAGGTTTTATTTGGGATGACAAGGCAATTCGACTCTCTTCCAAAGCAGGATAGCCACAAGATggattctagggatatagatgGTGGATCGGGCAATGAAGCTAAATCTAGAGTTTCATCACCTGGCTCAGTCTCTCCATCTCCGGCAGCATATTCAGCTGTACTTCCTTCTTCCAATTCATGTTCTAATCCTGCCCCCTTGCCTACAATTGGTAGGTTTTATGcctcatatctactacctctttTTATTGAAAAAACAAAGAGagagataaagaagaaaaatatttatttctcttaCATTCATGGTTCTTCGCTCTGTAGCTCCAAAACGAAAGAGGCCAAGGCCCGTGAAATTTGAGGAAGAAAGCCTCACGAGCCCAGTGGTGTTGCACAGTCTCTCGAGTTTATCAGTAGCTGTAGCCAAAGTGGAATCTGAAAACCAGATTAAGCCGGAAGATTCGTTGCTAATGTCAGAAAAGAACACTGCAGCTCCTGTCAAAAGTGGAGGTCCGCTGGTTGATTTTCCGGTCTCTGAGACTGGACTCTCTGACGTGCAACGGCATGAGTCGGCGAAGTCCGTGAAGAGTAAGATTCATGATCTGATTCCGGCAGGAGGGTCCAATACGGGAGGCAGGGTGGAAACTAAAGAGGAGCTTGTTGTCACTCATACAAACGGCGACTCGGATGGCAACCTCTGTGAAACCACCGCCCAAAAGAAGTAAGTTCTGGTTGTTGTTGGTTTTATTAACTTCTACTGGTATATCATGTTCATTTGTCAAACCATTGACAATGTGTTACAGCGCGCCGCAGAGCCCTAATGGGGAAAAATTCAAGTTCGATCTTATGGTGAGTGGCTGCGCTTCCTAAAACGTTTTTAGAAAATCTAGTCATTCGGTCGATTAATTTGAAGAAACAAGTGCTTTTATTGCAGGCTCCTCCTCCCGGAAAGCTATCTCCAGGGAGGGATGAATTTAATGTCTTTGACCCAGATCACAATCTACAGGGCCCAGACATTGAAATGGTAGGAAGTTTCTCTAACAAATGATCGTAAGTCAGCAAAAGTCATTTTGACTCGTTCTAACTCGCTGCTACCAATATTAGGCGCCGAAAGTGAACAAGGATAAGGCAGAGGAAAAACGCGCAGATATTGCAGTGATGAAAGATGAGCATCACATCTTGAAGTCTGGCGAGAAAGATACTGACTCGAGGAAGCAAGCAGTCATCAAGCAAGCCTTCGATCTTCAACTTGATCTGGAGAAGCCTAAGGAGGATGTAGGCTTCGATAAAATGCAAACTTCTAAGCAGCAATCTAAAGATCCCAAGGCACAGGAGAAATCTGGTGAGGGAATTTTTTCAATGAGTTCATAAATCTTATATTATTATCTTTGCCACCAGGATATCTGACATGAgtctttttttctttattttttggtaCGGTCAGCGTCCTCTGTACATGTGCCATTGACAGTTGGAACTTGGCCAGGGGGTTTTCCACCTTACGGGTTAGTTATTGATTTTGTATTCTTGGAACTATTCGAATTTGGTTTTTGAATTTGATTATTCAACTTCTACACCACAGATACATGGGTCAAGTTCCACCTTTGCAAGCCGCTGCTCCAATAAATGGAACTACAGGCACTTCCAGTTCCTTGCAGGTTTCCTCTCTCTTGCTTCTTCTCTCACTCACTCTCCGTCCTCATTCGCATGCCAAAGCATGCTTTGTATTAAGTCTCATTGTCTGCTTTGGATTGCTCATCTTGCAGCCACCTGCTTTTCTCCAATCGCTTCCTCGTCCTAAGCGCTGTGCTACACATTGTTTCATAGCACAGATGATATCCAACTGTCAGAAATTTGCAAAGATGAATAGCTTCTGGACTGCTGCATCTGGAGCTGCACCATTCTATGGGGCTAAGCCTTATAATCACACTATGGTTGCACCTTCTGACAGTGCTCTTTCTGGACATCAGATGCAAGCAGGCTTCCTAGGTGCTACTGCAAGCACATTGCAAGACACTAAAGGGACGCCAGTACCAACTTCATCATTCACAGGTAATAGTGCTTCACAGGAGAAGATGCTACAACCCAATAATAATACAATCAACGAAACTGCTCAGAGAAAGCAAGTAATTTTCCAGCAAATGCCTCAATCTGGATCAACAAGTAATATTGCGGTAAGGGCTGTCGTTGCCCATCCTTGTTTGAAATCTTGttaaatgaaatatttttttttttttttgtgattttatttttctatctaTTTAGCAGGCTCCTGCATTCATATTCCCCATAAGCCAGGCACAGTTGCTGCAGCCTGCTGCCGCGGCATCTGGTGCTGGTAGAGTTGGGGCAGCCAAATCAGCAACTGCTAGCTCCAGTGGTGAGGTGCGGACGACTGCTGCTATTGGTTCTGCTGTGGGTAGTGGCGTGGCTGGTGGATCGGCTACTCCAGTGAACTTGAGTTTCGCTAATATGCCTCCAAATGACGCTCAGTATGTGGCTTTTCTGCAGAACTATGGATATCCTTTTCCTATTCCTGCCCAATTTACAGGGGCTCCATTTAGGGGAACAAGTCATGCGCAAGCAATGCCCTTTTTCTACCCTCCTCACATGCTTCACCCACAACAACTACGCCCACAGCAGCAGCAACAAGGAGGTTCACTGCCTCATGTTCAACAAAGCCATCAAAATCCAAGCCCTTTGAGCGGGTCCTCACATAAACATTCACAGCAAAGTACTATTGAGTTTCCGGCTACTAATCAGCGGCAAGATCTCATGCCCCAGCAAGGTCGTCCTAAGGAGCGCAGCAAGGGCACGGATGATAATCTTCCTTCTGCTGATGGTAAATATCTCAATCACGGAAGAGACTCATATGTAGAGGTGTAAAATAGGGCCCAGCCTAACACAGCTCAGGTTGACATAGGCTGTACTGAGTCCCTCCTGGGGCACTGTGGGTCCAGGCCAGTTGCTGTGTTATAACCTATGGGCCTGAGTTCAAGCTCATTTGAGCTGTGTCTGGCATGACAGGAAATGAAGCAACTGAGGGCCAAGTTCGGCTTgcctttttattttaaattatatatatagaaGTATTTGATATCCTGCCCGACCAGCCGTCCGTAACGCGCATGGTCAGGGCACTTGGAAGTGATCCGGGCACCCCAAAGTGAATGCACTCAGGGTGCCCGGATCACTTTAAGGCGCCCCCCGACCACTTAGTCTCggacgcatatatatatatatatatatattgtaccTGTGTGCCTGGCACAGTTCAGTAGGCCCCAAGCCTTGTGCGGGGAGTGAGGCAAAGCCCTTTCCAGACCATGCTTGGCAAGGTCTGTTTGGAGCC from Zingiber officinale cultivar Zhangliang chromosome 4B, Zo_v1.1, whole genome shotgun sequence includes:
- the LOC121976976 gene encoding protein TIME FOR COFFEE-like isoform X5; its protein translation is MERNREARRGTMTPATATNGGGGGLPRRRQRNSSSFRESPEEDVRLEMPDTSRLRDRGAKKDRDRDRSSRSRRRRGERMLHGGNRDRDEGDESSEESMDQDEEDEDEGMSVPVRLPPSSPPLPNPVTASSPQQNQQHSNHHHHQQPLRKSFPSKAVKWKTDEMIGVPVPRKARSASTKRAHEPLVTGGGEHIIRQASISPSRLSPASTAQLSPSSSNGSIRKKMKPMSVPKHRPPKFCKSASLCQDEIEIEVAEVLFGMTRQFDSLPKQDSHKMDSRDIDGGSGNEAKSRVSSPGSVSPSPAAYSAVLPSSNSCSNPAPLPTIAPKRKRPRPVKFEEESLTSPVVLHSLSSLSVAVAKVESENQIKPEDSLLMSEKNTAAPVKSGGPLVDFPVSETGLSDVQRHESAKSVKSKIHDLIPAGGSNTGGRVETKEELVVTHTNGDSDGNLCETTAQKNAPQSPNGEKFKFDLMAPPPGKLSPGRDEFNVFDPDHNLQGPDIEMAPKVNKDKAEEKRADIAVMKDEHHILKSGEKDTDSRKQAVIKQAFDLQLDLEKPKEDVGFDKMQTSKQQSKDPKAQEKSASSVHVPLTVGTWPGGFPPYGYMGQVPPLQAAAPINGTTGTSSSLQPPAFLQSLPRPKRCATHCFIAQMISNCQKFAKMNSFWTAASGAAPFYGAKPYNHTMVAPSDSALSGHQMQAGFLGATASTLQDTKGTPVPTSSFTGNSASQEKMLQPNNNTINETAQRKQVIFQQMPQSGSTSNIAQAPAFIFPISQAQLLQPAAAASGAGRVGAAKSATASSSGEVRTTAAIGSAVGSGVAGGSATPVNLSFANMPPNDAQYVAFLQNYGYPFPIPAQFTGAPFRGTSHAQAMPFFYPPHMLHPQQLRPQQQQQGGSLPHVQQSHQNPSPLSGSSHKHSQQSTIEFPATNQRQDLMPQQGRPKERSKGTDDNLPSADAAIHAGGHGDKQPIYQQAQQKQNMKNHVILQSFPENSRHAYYQMASAPVAATTQATEQKKSNHESEDGKPLARQLMNTNINDDEDRKAVVAGKGTQHSSLSFAKGDADIAITSVLGNSINDMSSRQVNHIQPLTSRSSDRPVGTIPVSTSLTANTISTNSHQQQQHPIHLPKHQQQQLQMQHHLASSRSKTSGSGSSVGVHPETLSGGSTITMFPHALTGFPQALVQGGSSIQWPQSKGSAGRNVDPTGASPAPLVKNNFFQLQGRTSQQSVPSQGHQTQISFGINGNKQGGQHLSGVCGSPSPSSAAMTGLSPSNSVSRSADGSPRASSNVKPSSQASAILLPPQTAVKQSTSSSSSKSNMSNSTMPSMLGHHSQKLAAPSSVTKQQQQSQPPKQQSSEAQLYFSNPHMQQVQCAQSNAPAQYFQKRPSEQTRQAQQKQHNIVPSTSSMLSLCSPSALAQAGVSTTSDPAKALAMNSLAATNNLKGLPPTTFLNAAQLAVAAQSASGSPRPPISATFSYMSLPPFSVKPSSEQKPTASK
- the LOC121976976 gene encoding protein TIME FOR COFFEE-like isoform X1 — encoded protein: MERNREARRGTMTPATATNGGGGGLPRRRQRNSSSFRESPEEDVRLEMPDTSRLRDRGAKKDRDRDRSSRSRRRRGERMLHGGNRDRDEGDESSEESMDQDEEDEDEGMSVPVRLPPSSPPLPNPVTASSPQQNQQHSNHHHHQQPLRKSFPSKAVKWKTDEMIGVPVPRKARSASTKRAHEPLVTGGGEHIIRQASISPSRLSPASTAQLSPSSSNGSIRKKMKPMSVPKHRPPKFCKSASLCQDEIEIEVAEVLFGMTRQFDSLPKQDSHKMDSRDIDGGSGNEAKSRVSSPGSVSPSPAAYSAVLPSSNSCSNPAPLPTIAPKRKRPRPVKFEEESLTSPVVLHSLSSLSVAVAKVESENQIKPEDSLLMSEKNTAAPVKSGGPLVDFPVSETGLSDVQRHESAKSVKSKIHDLIPAGGSNTGGRVETKEELVVTHTNGDSDGNLCETTAQKNAPQSPNGEKFKFDLMAPPPGKLSPGRDEFNVFDPDHNLQGPDIEMAPKVNKDKAEEKRADIAVMKDEHHILKSGEKDTDSRKQAVIKQAFDLQLDLEKPKEDVGFDKMQTSKQQSKDPKAQEKSASSVHVPLTVGTWPGGFPPYGYMGQVPPLQAAAPINGTTGTSSSLQPPAFLQSLPRPKRCATHCFIAQMISNCQKFAKMNSFWTAASGAAPFYGAKPYNHTMVAPSDSALSGHQMQAGFLGATASTLQDTKGTPVPTSSFTGNSASQEKMLQPNNNTINETAQRKQVIFQQMPQSGSTSNIAQAPAFIFPISQAQLLQPAAAASGAGRVGAAKSATASSSGEVRTTAAIGSAVGSGVAGGSATPVNLSFANMPPNDAQYVAFLQNYGYPFPIPAQFTGAPFRGTSHAQAMPFFYPPHMLHPQQLRPQQQQQGGSLPHVQQSHQNPSPLSGSSHKHSQQSTIEFPATNQRQDLMPQQGRPKERSKGTDDNLPSADAAIHAGGHGDKQPIYQQAQQKQNMKVELTPQAFTIPFASYAGAVSSSTGLDFSMAQNHVILQSFPENSRHAYYQMASAPVAATTQATEQKKSNHESEDGKPLARQLMNTNINDDEDRKAVVAGKGTQHSSLSFAKGDADIAITSVLGNSINDMSSRQVNHIQPLTSRSSDRPVGTIPVSTSLTANTISTNSHQQQQHPIHLPKHQQQQLQMQHHLASSRSKTSGSGSSVGVHPETLSGGSTITMFPHALTGFPQALVQGGSSIQWPQSKGSAGRNVDPTGASPAPLVKNNFFQLQGRTSQQSVPSQGHQTQISFGINGNKQGGQHLSGVCGSPSPSSAAMTGLSPSNSVSRSADGSPRASSNVKPSSQASAILLPPQTAVKQSTSSSSSKSNMSNSTMPSMLGHHSQKLAAPSSVTKQQQQSQPPKQQSSEAQLYFSNPHMQQVQCAQSNAPAQYFQKRPSEQTRQAQQKQHNIVPSTSSMLSLCSPSALAQAGVSTTSDPAKALAMNSLAATNNLKGLPPTTFLNAAQLAVAAQSASGSPRPPISATFSYMSLPPFSVKPSSEQKPTASK
- the LOC121976976 gene encoding protein TIME FOR COFFEE-like isoform X3, whose amino-acid sequence is MERNREARRGTMTPATATNGGGGGLPRRRQRNSSSFRESPEEDVRLEMPDTSRLRDRGAKKDRDRDRSSRSRRRRGERMLHGGNRDRDEGDESSEESMDQDEEDEDEGMSVPVRLPPSSPPLPNPVTASSPQQNQQHSNHHHHQQPLRKSFPSKAVKWKTDEMIGVPVPRKARSATKRAHEPLVTGGGEHIIRQASISPSRLSPASTAQLSPSSSNGSIRKKMKPMSVPKHRPPKFCKSASLCQDEIEIEVAEVLFGMTRQFDSLPKQDSHKMDSRDIDGGSGNEAKSRVSSPGSVSPSPAAYSAVLPSSNSCSNPAPLPTIAPKRKRPRPVKFEEESLTSPVVLHSLSSLSVAVAKVESENQIKPEDSLLMSEKNTAAPVKSGGPLVDFPVSETGLSDVQRHESAKSVKSKIHDLIPAGGSNTGGRVETKEELVVTHTNGDSDGNLCETTAQKNAPQSPNGEKFKFDLMAPPPGKLSPGRDEFNVFDPDHNLQGPDIEMAPKVNKDKAEEKRADIAVMKDEHHILKSGEKDTDSRKQAVIKQAFDLQLDLEKPKEDVGFDKMQTSKQQSKDPKAQEKSASSVHVPLTVGTWPGGFPPYGYMGQVPPLQAAAPINGTTGTSSSLQPPAFLQSLPRPKRCATHCFIAQMISNCQKFAKMNSFWTAASGAAPFYGAKPYNHTMVAPSDSALSGHQMQAGFLGATASTLQDTKGTPVPTSSFTGNSASQEKMLQPNNNTINETAQRKQVIFQQMPQSGSTSNIAQAPAFIFPISQAQLLQPAAAASGAGRVGAAKSATASSSGEVRTTAAIGSAVGSGVAGGSATPVNLSFANMPPNDAQYVAFLQNYGYPFPIPAQFTGAPFRGTSHAQAMPFFYPPHMLHPQQLRPQQQQQGGSLPHVQQSHQNPSPLSGSSHKHSQQSTIEFPATNQRQDLMPQQGRPKERSKGTDDNLPSADAAIHAGGHGDKQPIYQQAQQKQNMKVELTPQAFTIPFASYAGAVSSSTGLDFSMAQNHVILQSFPENSRHAYYQMASAPVAATTQATEQKKSNHESEDGKPLARQLMNTNINDDEDRKAVVAGKGTQHSSLSFAKGDADIAITSVLGNSINDMSSRQVNHIQPLTSRSSDRPVGTIPVSTSLTANTISTNSHQQQQHPIHLPKHQQQQLQMQHHLASSRSKTSGSGSSVGVHPETLSGGSTITMFPHALTGFPQALVQGGSSIQWPQSKGSAGRNVDPTGASPAPLVKNNFFQLQGRTSQQSVPSQGHQTQISFGINGNKQGGQHLSGVCGSPSPSSAAMTGLSPSNSVSRSADGSPRASSNVKPSSQASAILLPPQTAVKQSTSSSSSKSNMSNSTMPSMLGHHSQKLAAPSSVTKQQQQSQPPKQQSSEAQLYFSNPHMQQVQCAQSNAPAQYFQKRPSEQTRQAQQKQHNIVPSTSSMLSLCSPSALAQAGVSTTSDPAKALAMNSLAATNNLKGLPPTTFLNAAQLAVAAQSASGSPRPPISATFSYMSLPPFSVKPSSEQKPTASK
- the LOC121976976 gene encoding protein TIME FOR COFFEE-like isoform X4, which produces MERNREARRGTMTPATATNGGGGGLPRRRQRNSSSFRESPEDVRLEMPDTSRLRDRGAKKDRDRDRSSRSRRRRGERMLHGGNRDRDEGDESSEESMDQDEEDEDEGMSVPVRLPPSSPPLPNPVTASSPQQNQQHSNHHHHQQPLRKSFPSKAVKWKTDEMIGVPVPRKARSASTKRAHEPLVTGGGEHIIRQASISPSRLSPASTAQLSPSSSNGSIRKKMKPMSVPKHRPPKFCKSASLCQDEIEIEVAEVLFGMTRQFDSLPKQDSHKMDSRDIDGGSGNEAKSRVSSPGSVSPSPAAYSAVLPSSNSCSNPAPLPTIAPKRKRPRPVKFEEESLTSPVVLHSLSSLSVAVAKVESENQIKPEDSLLMSEKNTAAPVKSGGPLVDFPVSETGLSDVQRHESAKSVKSKIHDLIPAGGSNTGGRVETKEELVVTHTNGDSDGNLCETTAQKNAPQSPNGEKFKFDLMAPPPGKLSPGRDEFNVFDPDHNLQGPDIEMAPKVNKDKAEEKRADIAVMKDEHHILKSGEKDTDSRKQAVIKQAFDLQLDLEKPKEDVGFDKMQTSKQQSKDPKAQEKSASSVHVPLTVGTWPGGFPPYGYMGQVPPLQAAAPINGTTGTSSSLQPPAFLQSLPRPKRCATHCFIAQMISNCQKFAKMNSFWTAASGAAPFYGAKPYNHTMVAPSDSALSGHQMQAGFLGATASTLQDTKGTPVPTSSFTGNSASQEKMLQPNNNTINETAQRKQVIFQQMPQSGSTSNIAQAPAFIFPISQAQLLQPAAAASGAGRVGAAKSATASSSGEVRTTAAIGSAVGSGVAGGSATPVNLSFANMPPNDAQYVAFLQNYGYPFPIPAQFTGAPFRGTSHAQAMPFFYPPHMLHPQQLRPQQQQQGGSLPHVQQSHQNPSPLSGSSHKHSQQSTIEFPATNQRQDLMPQQGRPKERSKGTDDNLPSADAAIHAGGHGDKQPIYQQAQQKQNMKVELTPQAFTIPFASYAGAVSSSTGLDFSMAQNHVILQSFPENSRHAYYQMASAPVAATTQATEQKKSNHESEDGKPLARQLMNTNINDDEDRKAVVAGKGTQHSSLSFAKGDADIAITSVLGNSINDMSSRQVNHIQPLTSRSSDRPVGTIPVSTSLTANTISTNSHQQQQHPIHLPKHQQQQLQMQHHLASSRSKTSGSGSSVGVHPETLSGGSTITMFPHALTGFPQALVQGGSSIQWPQSKGSAGRNVDPTGASPAPLVKNNFFQLQGRTSQQSVPSQGHQTQISFGINGNKQGGQHLSGVCGSPSPSSAAMTGLSPSNSVSRSADGSPRASSNVKPSSQASAILLPPQTAVKQSTSSSSSKSNMSNSTMPSMLGHHSQKLAAPSSVTKQQQQSQPPKQQSSEAQLYFSNPHMQQVQCAQSNAPAQYFQKRPSEQTRQAQQKQHNIVPSTSSMLSLCSPSALAQAGVSTTSDPAKALAMNSLAATNNLKGLPPTTFLNAAQLAVAAQSASGSPRPPISATFSYMSLPPFSVKPSSEQKPTASK
- the LOC121976976 gene encoding protein TIME FOR COFFEE-like isoform X2, with the translated sequence MERNREARRGTMTPATATNGGGGGLPRRRQRNSSSFRESPEEDVRLEMPDTSRLRDRGAKKDRDRDRSSRSRRRRGERMLHGGNRDRDEGDESSEESMDQDEEDEDEGMSVPVRLPPSSPPLPNPVTASSPQQNQQHSNHHHHQQPLRKSFPSKAVKWKTDEMIGVPVPRKARSASTKRAHEPLVTGGGEHIIRQASISPSRLSPASTAQLSPSSSNGSIRKKMKPMSVPKHRPPKFCKSASLCQDEIEIEVAEVLFGMTRQFDSLPKQDSHKMDSRDIDGGSGNEAKSRVSSPGSVSPSPAAYSAVLPSSNSCSNPAPLPTIAPKRKRPRPVKFEEESLTSPVVLHSLSSLSVAVAKVESENQIKPEDSLLMSEKNTAAPVKSGGPLVDFPVSETGLSDVQRHESAKSVKSKIHDLIPAGGSNTGGRVETKEELVVTHTNGDSDGNLCETTAQKNAPQSPNGEKFKFDLMAPPPGKLSPGRDEFNVFDPDHNLQGPDIEMAPKVNKDKAEEKRADIAVMKDEHHILKSGEKDTDSRKQAVIKQAFDLQLDLEKPKEDVGFDKMQTSKQQSKDPKAQEKSASSVHVPLTVGTWPGGFPPYGYMGQVPPLQAAAPINGTTGTSSSLQPPAFLQSLPRPKRCATHCFIAQMISNCQKFAKMNSFWTAASGAAPFYGAKPYNHTMVAPSDSALSGHQMQAGFLGATASTLQDTKGTPVPTSSFTGNSASQEKMLQPNNNTINETAQRKQVIFQQMPQSGSTSNIAAPAFIFPISQAQLLQPAAAASGAGRVGAAKSATASSSGEVRTTAAIGSAVGSGVAGGSATPVNLSFANMPPNDAQYVAFLQNYGYPFPIPAQFTGAPFRGTSHAQAMPFFYPPHMLHPQQLRPQQQQQGGSLPHVQQSHQNPSPLSGSSHKHSQQSTIEFPATNQRQDLMPQQGRPKERSKGTDDNLPSADAAIHAGGHGDKQPIYQQAQQKQNMKVELTPQAFTIPFASYAGAVSSSTGLDFSMAQNHVILQSFPENSRHAYYQMASAPVAATTQATEQKKSNHESEDGKPLARQLMNTNINDDEDRKAVVAGKGTQHSSLSFAKGDADIAITSVLGNSINDMSSRQVNHIQPLTSRSSDRPVGTIPVSTSLTANTISTNSHQQQQHPIHLPKHQQQQLQMQHHLASSRSKTSGSGSSVGVHPETLSGGSTITMFPHALTGFPQALVQGGSSIQWPQSKGSAGRNVDPTGASPAPLVKNNFFQLQGRTSQQSVPSQGHQTQISFGINGNKQGGQHLSGVCGSPSPSSAAMTGLSPSNSVSRSADGSPRASSNVKPSSQASAILLPPQTAVKQSTSSSSSKSNMSNSTMPSMLGHHSQKLAAPSSVTKQQQQSQPPKQQSSEAQLYFSNPHMQQVQCAQSNAPAQYFQKRPSEQTRQAQQKQHNIVPSTSSMLSLCSPSALAQAGVSTTSDPAKALAMNSLAATNNLKGLPPTTFLNAAQLAVAAQSASGSPRPPISATFSYMSLPPFSVKPSSEQKPTASK